A window of Actinomycetota bacterium contains these coding sequences:
- a CDS encoding stage II sporulation protein M, protein MDIDRYIALNQPTWDRLGALTARAGRTVRSLSPAELDELVRLYQRVSTHLSYARTYYRDPSLTATLTRLVARAGAVVYGTRARSLRAVGRFFADTFPAAVWHARRFVAVSLALTVVPALAMGVWLAHSPAALDASAPAAVREAYVHGEFEDYYSSQPAEAFAAEVFTNNVQVGFFAFAGGILVCLPTVRVLVFNGARLGEVAGLFASVGQSGKFWGLVLPHGLLELTGVFIAGAAGLMLGWSLIDPGDRPRSTALLEEGRRAIVIVLGLIAVFGAAGSIEGFVTGHVGSTVVRVGIGAAAESAFLLYVVQRGRDAARRGVTGALGEAP, encoded by the coding sequence GCGCAGCCTGTCGCCGGCCGAGCTCGACGAGCTCGTACGGCTCTACCAGCGCGTCAGCACGCACCTCTCCTACGCCCGCACCTACTACCGCGACCCGTCCCTGACCGCCACGCTCACCCGCCTGGTCGCTCGCGCCGGCGCGGTCGTCTACGGCACCCGCGCGCGCAGCCTGCGGGCGGTGGGCAGGTTCTTCGCCGACACGTTTCCCGCGGCGGTGTGGCACGCCCGTCGCTTCGTGGCCGTCAGCCTCGCCCTCACCGTGGTGCCCGCGCTGGCGATGGGAGTCTGGCTGGCGCACTCGCCCGCCGCGCTCGATGCCAGCGCGCCCGCGGCCGTACGCGAGGCATACGTCCACGGAGAGTTCGAGGACTACTACTCGTCGCAGCCGGCCGAGGCCTTCGCCGCCGAGGTGTTCACCAACAACGTGCAGGTGGGCTTCTTCGCCTTCGCGGGCGGCATCCTCGTCTGCCTGCCCACCGTCCGGGTGCTCGTCTTCAACGGCGCGCGGCTGGGCGAGGTCGCGGGTCTCTTCGCGTCGGTCGGGCAGAGCGGCAAGTTCTGGGGCCTCGTGCTCCCTCACGGCCTGCTCGAGCTGACAGGGGTGTTCATCGCGGGAGCCGCCGGCCTGATGCTCGGCTGGTCGCTGATCGACCCCGGCGACCGACCTCGGAGCACCGCGCTGCTCGAGGAGGGACGGCGGGCCATCGTGATCGTGCTGGGTCTCATCGCGGTGTTCGGTGCCGCGGGCTCGATCGAGGGCTTCGTCACCGGTCACGTGGGGTCGACGGTGGTGCGCGTCGGCATCGGTGCGGCGGCCGAGTCGGCCTTCCTGCTCTATGTCGTGCAGCGGGGCCGGGACGCCGCGCGGCGGGGCGTCACCGGTGCGCTGGGCGAAGCGCCCTGA